In Anaerococcus prevotii DSM 20548, the genomic window GTCGAAACAAGGGATATTGTAGGAAAGCAAGATTTCCATCGCCTCTTATATCGAGAATTAGTCGAGATTTATCTTTCTCTATCCTATCCGAGGCATCTCCTTTTTATCTCCTCTTTTCTTTGACATAGTCACAGGAGGAGCATTTTATTTCGTCTGTGGACCTGTTTTTCTTGTGGATTAGGAGAGAGCCGCATTCTGGACATTTTTCTCCTGTTGGTGGGTCCCATAGGGCAAAGTCGCATTTTGGGTAGTTGTCACAGCCGTAGAATCTCTTGCCTCTTTTGCTGACTTTTTCTATTATCGTTCCGTCTTCACATTCTGGGCATTTGACTCCGGTTGATTTTACTATTGATTTGGTAAAGTTACAATCTGGAAAGCCGGTACAGCCTATGAATTTCCCGTTTCTTCCGTGTTTGATGGCAAGAGGCTTTCCGCATTTTGGGCATTTTTCTTCTAAGATTTCATCTCTTACCTTGTAGTCCTTGCCGTCCTTTTTGACACCCTTCATGTCTTTTTCGAAGTCCTTGTAGAAGGATTTTAATGTTTCTTTCCAGAATCTATCTCCTTCTGCGATATTATCCAAGGCATCTTCCATTTCCCTGGTGAACTCTACGTTTATTACATCGTCAAAGTTTTCTTGGAGGAAGGTATTTACGGTTTTTCCTAGATCTGTTGGGAAGATTGATCTTCCTTCAAGTTCTACGTAGTTTCTTGAGATGATTTGGTTGATGGTAGCAGAATAGGTTGAAGGTCTACCTATGCCGAATTCTTCTAGGGTCTTTACAAGACTTGCCTCAGTATATCTTGCTGGAGGCTTAGTGAAGTGTTGGTCCTTATCGATTGACTCAGCACTTATCACATCCCCTTCCTTAAGCTCTGGTAGGATATTTTCGTTTTCTTTATTTGCTCCCAATTTATTGAAACCTTCAAATAGGGTGATTTTCCCGTTTGTCTTAAAGATTAGGGAATTGTTGTCGAATAGGACTTGGGTTGATAGGAATTCGTAATCTGTCATCTGGCTTGCTACGACTCTTTCCCAAATCATCTTGTATAGCTTATATTGTTGATCTGTTAGGTATTCCTTAATCTCTAGAGGATTTCTCCTAATAGAGGTAGGTCTTATGGCCTCGTGGGCATCTTGGCTGCCCTTTTTCTTGCCCCCGTAGGTATTTCCCTTGCCAGCATATTCCGGTCCGTATTTTTCCTTAATATATGAGAGGGCTTCGCCTACGATCTCCTTAGAGATCCTGTTAGCGTCAGTTCTCATATAGGTAATAAGACCCACACTTCCATCTCCTACATCTATACCCTCAAAGAGCTGTTGGGCTAGCTGCATGGTAAATCTTGTAGAAAACCCTAATCTATTGGAGGCATCTTGTTGGAGGGTTGAGGTTGTGTAAGGCTTTTGAGGCTTTCTTCTCTTTTTAGTCTTGGTGATTTTTACAACTTCAAACTTATCCTTATCGATTTTATTTAGGACCTTATCCGCTCCGTTTTCATTGCTTATTTTTATTTTCTTGTTGATTTGTCCATAGAATTCTGAGTCGAATTTCTCCCTACCTTCCTTGTGGTGGGCTGTTATAGTCCAGTATTCTTCTGGAACAAAATCGTCGATTTCCTTTTGCTTATCTACTATAAGCTTTAGGGCAACTGATTGGACACGACCTGCAGATAAACCTGCCTTGACCCTCTTCCAGAGGATTGGGCTTATCTCGTAACCTACAATCCTATCCATTACTCGCCTTGCCTGTTGAGCGTCAACTAGGTTCTGGTCGATTTTCCTTGGGTTTTTGATGGCGTTCTTGACATTTTCTTTGGTTATCTCGTGGAACTCTACCCTGTTTTTCGCTTCAGGGTCAAGGTCTAAGAGAAATTGTAAATGCCAGCTTATGGCCTCTCCTTCCCTATCCGGGTCTGTCGCAAGGTAGACATTTTCTGCCTTTTTCGCTTCTTTTTTTAGTTCATTTATAGTCTTTGCTCGTCCCCTAACCTTGATATATTCTGGTTCAAAGTTATTTTCTATATCCACTCCAAACTTGCTCTTTGGAAGATCACGGAGGTGGCCTACTGTTGCCATTACCTTGTAGTTTCTTCCGAGCATCTTTGAGATGGATCTGGCCTTGGTTGGAGACTCTACTATTACTAGGTTCTTAGCCAAATACTCACTCCTTTATACTAAATTCATTATTTCCTATATTTTCTATATAATCCTTAAGCTCAAGCGATGTAAGGAGAAAATTGATCACGTCAATCTCTTCATCTAGACCACTAGCTATAGTGTCAGCACTTGAGTTGGGGTAGTTTACAATGTATCTTACCACTTGGGCCTCTGTCTTATCAAGTTTTGAATAATCAAGACTCCTTCGACCCAGATCCAAATCTTTCATATAGTCGAGCTCTTCTATAATATCTTCTGGAGAAAGCACGAGCTTGGCCCCTTCTTGGATCATCTTGTTTGTCCCTTTGGAATAGATTGAATTTATATTACCAGGCACGGCGAAGACTTCCTTACCTTGTTCTAGGGCACACCTTACAGTAATCATGGTCCCCGATTTTTCCTTGGCTTCAATCACGACCGTACCTAGGGAAATCCCTGATATTATTCTATTTCTCCTGGGGAAGTTAAAGGCAATAGGCTCTGTCCCCAGGGGAAATTCTGAAAGGATGAGACCATTTTCTTCAATCCTCCTGTAGAGGTCCCTGTTTTGTTTAGGATAAATCTTGTCGATCCCACAACCTATAACTCCAATTGTCCTCTTGCCGACATCAAGGGTTGCCTTGTGGCAAGTCGCATCTATCCCATAGGCAAGGCCTGACACTGTTGTAATTCCAGCCATGGCTATACTTTCTGCCAAGTTCTTACATGCCCATCTTCCGTAGTCCGTACACTTCCTTGAACCTACGAAGGCTATGGAATTTTTGTCAGCCTCTTCGTCAAAGTCTCCCTTGTAATACAAGACAGCTGGCTTATCTTCTATATATAGGAGGTTTTTAGGATAAGCTTCATCTAGTAGGGTGACATATTTATAATCCTTCTCATAAAGCAAGTCCAGATATGACCTGAAAGCCTCTAGACTCTCATTATCAAAAATCTTCCCATAAATCTTATCTGTAAGGAAGTCATAATAGGCCCTATCCTTGTCGAAAAAGTCCTCAAAGCTCGTCTTTTCGTAGAGGTCTAGGATTGTCTGATTATTCAAATATATGTAGTTTAGGTATAAAATAATTTCGTTTTTAGTAAATTTAAAAGGCATTTTCTATATAATTAATCTCTCCCTTATCCGCTATAACTTCAGCCACATCAAATCTCATAAGCATATCTGTCATATTATTTTCTATAAGGAAGGCCTGGCTTGCCTGGATAACTTTCCTTTGCTTACTAGGAGTAACTGCTTCGGCAGGACTTGCAAAGTTAGCATTCTTCCTAGTTTTAACTTCTACAAAAACAATCATATCGGAAAGCTTCGCCACTATATCTATCTCGCCGAAGGGCTTCCTGTAATTTCTAGCAAGAATCTCGTAGGACTTATCCTTTAGGTAGCCTTCGACGAGATTTTCCCCATAATCTCCAAATTCTTTCTTATAGGTCATAGATACTAAGCTGTCTTTCGTGGAACTTCCTCAAGAAAGTCTGCCTGTGGATAGGAGTTTCTCCGTACTTTTCTAGACCCTCGTAGTGCTTTTTCGTCCCATATCCCATATTAGTCTCGAAAGAATAGCCAGGATAGATTTTTGAGAAATTGATCATAATATCATCACGTCTGACCTTGGCAAGAATTGATGCACAAGAAATGACATATTCATTTAGGTCTCCCTTTACTATATTCATCTGAGGAATATCGGTATTTATCCTTTCTGCATCGATTAGGACGATTTCTGGGCGGATTTTAAGTTTGTTTAGGGCATCTTCCATGGCCTTATGGGTGGCGTTTTTGATATTAAGCTCATCAATCAAAGAAGGATTGGCATAGCCATAGGCAAAGTCTATGGCATCATCTAGGATCTTCTCCTTGAGACTTAGCATCTTCTTTCTAGTAAGCTTCTTCGAATCTGTAACCCCTCCTATATTAGAATCTCTTTTCATAATCACAGCACAAGTTACTACAGGACCTGCCAGAGGTCCCCTGCCCACTTCATCAATACCAGCTATAAGCTCGTAGTCTTCATGGACCTTTTTCTTTATAGCATCATCGTATGGTGAATATCTCATGCTTTTTCCAAAGTAATCTTGCCAAGCTTACCTGACCTAAAGTCATTTAGGATGATATTGGCAGTTCTAGCATAGTCAAAGTCTCCACCAGAAATTATAGCCCCACGCTTTTTGGCTATAGCCTCGTAGATTTCTAGGGCAGGAAGGGCAGGATCAACTTCGTATCTGTCGACCAAGGCTTCTGGATTGTTTTCCTTCATTTCCTCCAAGAATTTAAGGGTCAAGTCTTCTATATTTAGAACCTCATCTTTAATAGCATTGGTAAAGGAAAGGTGAAGGCCGATTTTTTCTTCAAACTTAGGCCACAAAATTCCAGGAGTATCGAGGAGCTGGATATTAGATCCAGTCTTGATCCATTGTTTGGTTTGGGTAATACCAGGACGGTTACCTACCTTGGCTCCCTTTTTCTTTGAAACCTTGTTGATAAAGGTGGACTTACCAGAATTTGGCACACCTACGATCATCATCCTAATCATGGGATTGTCTATATTCTTTTTCTCATTTTTCTCAAACTTATCCTTAAGGAGGGTCCTTGCTTCCTTATATATCTTATCCACAGGGACATTTTCCTTTGAGTTCATCAAAAGGGCAGGGATACCTTCTTCTCTAAACTTCTTGACCCACTTCTTATTCTCCTCTGGATCTGAGAGGTCTGACTTATTCATTATTACCATCCTTGGCTTGTCAGCCACAATCTCATCTATCATAGGGTTTCTAGATGAAATCGGAATCCTCGAATCGATTATCTCCAAGATCACATCTACTAGCTTCAAATTATTTATAATAATCTCCTTGGTCTTTTTCATATGACCAGGAAACCAGTTAATATTCATCGTCATTATATCTCCTCCGTATTCTCTTCTATATATTATACATAAAATAGCCATACTTTTACAAGAAAAAAGACCTAGGCAACTTAAGCCCAGATCTATAGATTGAAATTCTTATTATTCGTAGGGATATTTTCTTCCGGAAATGCTAAGGTTAATACTACAAATAATATAAGAAAGAAGAGATTGAGAGCTAATTTTTTCTTAGAGATAATCTTTCCCTCAAAGTGAAGCTCATAGCTTATATTAAAGATAAGCAATAGGAAAAGTCCACAGGGATAAAGCCAGTGGTTCACATTTGTCCCCAAAAGTCCAAAGATTATAGGAATAAAATAGTTAATACCTTTCCTATACTTCTTAACTAAAGATTCTAAATTATTATCTCTCTTACTCATCTATTCTCTCCCAAAGACCTCAAATAAGCCCATTTGTTATAAGGGCAAAACATATAACTAGAAATGACCTCTTCTTTTGATCAAAATCAAATCCCTTATTCTTTCTCTTTAAAAGAAAAGTCCCAAGCTCAACTAAGATAAAATACATAAGCGTCAAAAACAGTAACCTAACAAATTTCATAAGCCCTCCTTCTATCTATTAAAATCCTACCCTAAATGGATAAATAATAAACTAAAAATTCCTCTAACTAGAAGCAGACTAATAATAAGACAAGGCCCTCTTCCAAGTATAGGAAGTTAGTGCAAACAATATCTCTGTATATACAATGGAAAACATTGTATCCTTTGTCTAGATATTTAAATATAGGATACTTAACTGATTATTTAATTCTCCGATATATTTTTTAGTCTTGAAGTTTGCTAATTACCCGCTTTAAATAATATCTCATCCTTTATTACTAATACAATCATCTAATAATTATTAAAAGAATCGCTTGTTCTAACCCTTTTTAATAGATATCTAAAGCATATCACTCCCAAAATTATCCATACTGTATTAGAGATCAAATAATCTACTATAAGAGAGCTTTCTATATTCTGTCCCAAATACATCTGTCTCATTATTTTTATGCCTGCATTAAATGGAATTATGTTAAATAGTCTGCTTCTCACTCCGATCATATCTGATAAAAAAATCAGCACTGATTGTAAAATAAATACTAGGCTTCCTATTTCTTTTTCTATTAGAGATATGCCTCCTAATAATAGTCCAAGTCCGTACATTCCTATTAGAGCAGGGAAAGCTACTAGGTAAGATAAGAGTATGTATAATATATCTTTTGTATCTGCCTTTATAGATAGAATGAATATTAGGAAAATAACGAAAAAGCTTAAAAAGCTTATTATTAAATATGTAAGCATCTCAATAAAGAGTAATAGTTCTGCCGAATATTTGCTCTGCATTTTTAATTCAAGAGTTCCCGATACTGACTGTCCCCTAATATTAGCTGAGCTCCAACCTAAGGCAGTTGTCGATATTTGCCAAAATATAAAACCAATAAGTACTATCATTTTTCCTGAATTAATATCTATTCCATAAGAGTCAGCAAAGGCTGAGTCAAGACCTGTTATAAATATCGAAAATAATACAATAGCGAATATTAATATATCTGTTACGAAGCTAACTTTATAACTTCTTATCTTTTTTATATCCAAACTAAGCTCAGTTTTGATTAAATTTATATAGTCCATACTTTCTCCTAAATAATTGAGTTGATTTCCGTAAACTTTTCTCTTATTTCCTCATTGGTCATTTGTGAAGAATATTGATATGTATTTTTGCCTTTCGATATAAATGTATAGTTATCTGCGATATCACTTATAAAATCAAGGTCGTGGGTTGAGATTATAAATTTCCTATCTGTATCTTTAGATACTTTTAGTATTATATTTTGTAAGTTGAGCTTTGCATCTATATCTAGTCCATCAGAAGGCTCATCTAGAATAATTATTTTGCTATCTGAGCACAAGCAGCACAACAAAGAAGCTTTCTTCTTCTCACCAGTAGATAAGTCTCCCACATTTCTATCTCTAAACTCCTCCATAGATAATAACTTGCTATAGCTTTCGTACAATTCCTTTACCCTCTTGGAATCCATTCCTTTCAGTGCTCCGAAATATCTAACATTGTCATAAACCGAATTTCTAAATCTTAGACCCCTATCTCCTGATTGTAGGAAGGATATATTATCCCTCGCCCAGATAGGATAGTCCTTAGCTTGGG contains:
- the dprA gene encoding DNA-processing protein DprA, encoding MPFKFTKNEIILYLNYIYLNNQTILDLYEKTSFEDFFDKDRAYYDFLTDKIYGKIFDNESLEAFRSYLDLLYEKDYKYVTLLDEAYPKNLLYIEDKPAVLYYKGDFDEEADKNSIAFVGSRKCTDYGRWACKNLAESIAMAGITTVSGLAYGIDATCHKATLDVGKRTIGVIGCGIDKIYPKQNRDLYRRIEENGLILSEFPLGTEPIAFNFPRRNRIISGISLGTVVIEAKEKSGTMITVRCALEQGKEVFAVPGNINSIYSKGTNKMIQEGAKLVLSPEDIIEELDYMKDLDLGRRSLDYSKLDKTEAQVVRYIVNYPNSSADTIASGLDEEIDVINFLLTSLELKDYIENIGNNEFSIKE
- a CDS encoding YraN family protein, translating into MTYKKEFGDYGENLVEGYLKDKSYEILARNYRKPFGEIDIVAKLSDMIVFVEVKTRKNANFASPAEAVTPSKQRKVIQASQAFLIENNMTDMLMRFDVAEVIADKGEINYIENAF
- a CDS encoding ribonuclease HII translates to MRYSPYDDAIKKKVHEDYELIAGIDEVGRGPLAGPVVTCAVIMKRDSNIGGVTDSKKLTRKKMLSLKEKILDDAIDFAYGYANPSLIDELNIKNATHKAMEDALNKLKIRPEIVLIDAERINTDIPQMNIVKGDLNEYVISCASILAKVRRDDIMINFSKIYPGYSFETNMGYGTKKHYEGLEKYGETPIHRQTFLRKFHERQLSIYDL
- a CDS encoding ATP-binding cassette domain-containing protein codes for the protein MEITLNNISRYYKNRLAVDNFTWTINFDNNNIFALIGPNGAGKTTILKIISGIYYFESGEIHSSSQAKDYPIWARDNISFLQSGDRGLRFRNSVYDNVRYFGALKGMDSKRVKELYESYSKLLSMEEFRDRNVGDLSTGEKKKASLLCCLCSDSKIIILDEPSDGLDIDAKLNLQNIILKVSKDTDRKFIISTHDLDFISDIADNYTFISKGKNTYQYSSQMTNEEIREKFTEINSII
- the topA gene encoding type I DNA topoisomerase, which encodes MAKNLVIVESPTKARSISKMLGRNYKVMATVGHLRDLPKSKFGVDIENNFEPEYIKVRGRAKTINELKKEAKKAENVYLATDPDREGEAISWHLQFLLDLDPEAKNRVEFHEITKENVKNAIKNPRKIDQNLVDAQQARRVMDRIVGYEISPILWKRVKAGLSAGRVQSVALKLIVDKQKEIDDFVPEEYWTITAHHKEGREKFDSEFYGQINKKIKISNENGADKVLNKIDKDKFEVVKITKTKKRRKPQKPYTTSTLQQDASNRLGFSTRFTMQLAQQLFEGIDVGDGSVGLITYMRTDANRISKEIVGEALSYIKEKYGPEYAGKGNTYGGKKKGSQDAHEAIRPTSIRRNPLEIKEYLTDQQYKLYKMIWERVVASQMTDYEFLSTQVLFDNNSLIFKTNGKITLFEGFNKLGANKENENILPELKEGDVISAESIDKDQHFTKPPARYTEASLVKTLEEFGIGRPSTYSATINQIISRNYVELEGRSIFPTDLGKTVNTFLQENFDDVINVEFTREMEDALDNIAEGDRFWKETLKSFYKDFEKDMKGVKKDGKDYKVRDEILEEKCPKCGKPLAIKHGRNGKFIGCTGFPDCNFTKSIVKSTGVKCPECEDGTIIEKVSKRGKRFYGCDNYPKCDFALWDPPTGEKCPECGSLLIHKKNRSTDEIKCSSCDYVKEKRR
- the ylqF gene encoding ribosome biogenesis GTPase YlqF; the encoded protein is MNINWFPGHMKKTKEIIINNLKLVDVILEIIDSRIPISSRNPMIDEIVADKPRMVIMNKSDLSDPEENKKWVKKFREEGIPALLMNSKENVPVDKIYKEARTLLKDKFEKNEKKNIDNPMIRMMIVGVPNSGKSTFINKVSKKKGAKVGNRPGITQTKQWIKTGSNIQLLDTPGILWPKFEEKIGLHLSFTNAIKDEVLNIEDLTLKFLEEMKENNPEALVDRYEVDPALPALEIYEAIAKKRGAIISGGDFDYARTANIILNDFRSGKLGKITLEKA